TACAACACGGAGCACTGCAGAGCGGGAGTGCGGAGTTTGAGGCCATAGCGAAGGATTTTCTGGAGTGCAGCGCCCTGTGGAGCAAGAACGCCTGCCTCTTGACGCATACCTCAACCGAGGGACTCGAATACCGCAGCAACTTTTACAAACGCATTGTTGCCCGCTATCTCGACCAGCGAAGCGGCATGAGCTACGGCTTCTTTGCCCGCCAATTACCGGTTACCGTAAAGCCCGCCCTTGTTCTTGGCGAGTCGGCATCAACAGATCATCGTGGAGAGAATGAGTCGGATAGGGTCAGAATCCGGGTACTGGGACGCACCATGCTCGTTCCGGTACCACAGGTACGCGTCATGACAACCAGGTCGGGATGCAGAAAAAATCATCTTGAAGCAAAGAGTGATCTGGTGGAAATCGGGCTGATACAGCGCAACGGAAGGGGACGCGCATACCTGAAAACCCCGATGGGGTGCCCGCCGGAAATTGTTGCCAAGCCCTCCTTCGACACCCTCACCATTCTGGCACATGCTCTTGGCAATGCCCTGACGGCAAGTATCCTGATGACGCTCAGGCCAGAAGCGAGCTTCCCCCTTCATCTTGCCCAATTCGGGGCTTCGATGACGCACTGGCATGATTATCCATCAATCGAACTGCTGCCCGAAGGCTATCATCTGCATGGGGAAAACAACCCTCCTGTCGCCTGCTCAACACCACAGTCGGCGGCATACAGCCTTCTTGGCAAAATAGCCGCACTTGAAATTGCCCTTGAGCAGGGAACAACCTATAGGGGAGACGTGCATGTTGAGCCCTGTCACGGCACCAACATTGTCGGTATTCTCTCACTTGCCGAGACGGCTGGGCTCATGAACCCGGCCCTCACACCGGATTTCGCAGAGGAAGAGCCCTGAAGAGTCACTCCTCCTCAACACGACACTCAATGTAGGGCCATTTACCCTGTCGGATGAGAATCATTTCGACCAACTCCCGCACACACCCTTTTCCCCCTTCATACCCCGAGATATAACCAACCCTGTGCCGGAGATAATCAACGCCGTCAATAGCTGTTGCAGGCAAACCGACTTTTGACAGCACGGCAACATCACCCACATCATCACCGATATAGGCGCACTCCTCATCGGAAAGATTGTGGCGCTGGAGAAATGCCTCATAAGAATAGAGCAGATTTTCCCCGTTAAGGTAGAGATCCTCTACACCAAGCGCTTCAAGCAGGGGACGATACCCTTCAGCTTCTCTTTCCGACAGAACGGCAATATGTATGCCCTGCTTCAGAGCCTCCTTAATGGCAACAGCATCCCTGACCGAGATGGAACAGATCTCTCCTCCATTACTGTCGAAGGTAATACGGCTGCCGTTCAGGACACCGTCAATCGGAAAAACAAGCGCCCGTACCGCACTGAGTGCCTCTTCAATTCTTGATGTTGGATCAGCTTGCGAAGGCTGCATCCCGAAATATTGAAAACCTTCCAAGAGCGTATGATGTTTTAGAGTGAATGAAGAGCGTGCACACACCGGTAAAGATGGAGCAGTTGTTTAACCATCGTACTGAAATCAGCCAGTGGAATCTGGGTAGCCGCATCCGAGAGGGCTTTTGAAGGATCCGGATGAATCTCAAAAAAGAGTCCGTTCACACCGGCGGCAACCGCTGCCCTGGCAAGAGGCAGTACATACTGACGTTCTCCTCCCGAAACCCCCTGGCCTGCTGCAGGCAGTTGAAGGCTGTGCGTCGCATCATAAAGCACCGGATAGCCCGACTCCGCCATCTTTGCCAGCCCCCTGAAATCGACAACAAGGTTATGATAGCCAAAACTTGATCCCCTTTCGGTCAGCATGACCCTCTTGTTGCCCGTCTCGACAACCTTGGCGGCAGCAAGCGCCATATCCTCAGGGGCCATAAACTGCCCTTTCTTGATATTGACCGCAAGACCACTCTCTCCGGCAGCAACAAGAAGCTCCGTCTGACGACAGAGAAATGCCGGTATCTGCAGCACATCAACATAACGGGCAGCAAGCGCAACCTCCTTTGTTTCATGCACATCCGTAATTACTGGCATCCCATAGTCCTGGCGAATTTCAGCAAGCACTTCGAGCGCCTCGATGTCACCAATCCCGGTAAAAGATCTCCCGGAGGTGCGATTTGCCTTGCGGTAAGAGCCCTTGAAAATAAAATGAACTCCCTGCTCCCGGCTTATGCGCTGCAACTCATCAGCCGTCTGCAGAGCCATTGCCCGACTTTCGATCAGACAGGGGCCTGCTATGAAGAGCGGCATATTGTCATCAGGGAGTGAGAGTGAACCAATTGAGAACTTTTCCACGTTGTTATCCGTTACTCTTTTTTCAGGTTAAAATGGGTGGAGATGATGACTTTGATCTTTTTGTGCCTAAATTTACAACAATAAATTCTTATTCACACTCCGTAATCAAACGCGAAATAGTATGAGCACCGCTGACACGAAACAACGGTTGGATGAGATCGAAAAACAGCTTGCAAATCTTGTGGAAGAGCAGACCGTCATCAAGGCAAAATGGGATAGCGAAAAAGAGCTGATTCAGTCATCGCGCAGCCTGAAGTCGCAGCTCGAAGAGCTGCGTGTGCAGGCCGAGGAGTTCGAACGGCAGGGGGACTATGGCAAGGTTGCCGAGATCCGTTATGGCAAAACCGTCGCCATCGAGCGCCAGATCGAGGAAAACCGCCTCAAAATTGAAGCAAAAAAAGCATCCGGCGATCTCATCATGAAAGAGGAGATTGACGCCGAAGACATTGCCGATATCGTCTCGAAATGGACCGGTATTCCCCTCAGCAAGATGCTCCAGTCAGACCGCCAGAAACTCCTGCTGATTGAAGATGAGCTGCACAAGCGGGTGATCGGGCAGGAAGAAGCGGTCACTGCAGTCAGCGAAGCGGTCAAGCGCTCACGGGCAGGAATGGGCGACGACAAACGGCCAATAGGCTCTTTTATCTTTCTCGGCCCGACCGGCGTTGGAAAAACCGAACTGGCGCGTACACTTGCAGACTATCTGTTTGATGACGAAGATGCCATGATACGCATCGACATGAGCGAATACATGGAAGCGCATACCGTCAGCCGCCTGGTGGGCGCTCCTCCCGGCTACGTCGGCTATGAGGAGGGTGGACAACTCACCGAAGCGGTACGCAGGAAACCTTTTGCTGTTGTCCTGCTCGACGAAATCGAGAAAGCACATCCCGATGTCTTCAACATTCTTCTGCAGATTCTTGATGATGGACGACTCACCGACAGCAAGGGACGGACAGTGAATTTCAAGAACACCATTATCATCATGACGAGCAACATCGGTGCACAGCTTATCCAGTCTGAAATGGAGATGATGGAGGGAGCAAACCGGGAGATCATGCTTTCCGGCCTGCAGGAAAAACTCTTCCAGCTCCTGAAGCAGAAGGTTAAGCCGGAGTTTCTCAACCGCATCGATGAGGTTATCCTCTTTACGCCGCTCACCAGGGAGGACTTGAAAAAGATTGTGCTGATCCAGTTCGACCGCATCAAGGAGATGGCAATGCGGCAGCATATCAACCTGACAATCTCTGAACCGGCCATCCAGTGGTTTGCCAATGCAGGGTTCGACCCGGCCTTCGGCGCCCGACCGCTCAAACGGGTAATGCAGCGCAAAATTACCAACCGTGTTTCAGCGCTCATTCTTTCAGGGGAAATTGAGGAGGGGGATGAGGTTGCCATCGACATTGCCGACGGCGAACTCACCATTATGAAAGCGGTCGTTTGAAGCCCAAAGAGCTCCACAGGCAGCAGACAAACGGTTAAACAATCTGGTGAAAACTCTCTTCTTTGCCTATGAACAATAGATCACGGGTGCTGCTGGCATCGTTGCTGCTCCTGCTTCTCTTTCGCATGACAGCATACAGTGCAACACAGCCCGACAGCACCTCTCTGAAAATCGGCCAGATGCTCATGATCGGCTTCCGGGGGTTCAGCGTTGCTGATGCTCCGGAGATTCGGGCTGATATCAGGGAGCGCCAGATAGGAGGAGTCGTGCTCTTCGACTACGATGTGCCATCCCATTCCACGTCAAGGAACATCAGCAGTCCGGAGCAACTCGCCCGCCTGACAATGGAGCTGCAGGAGTTGTCGCAAATTCCGCTCCTGATTGCCATAGACCAGGAGGGAGGAAAGGTCAGCCGCCTCAAGCCAGCCAGGGGATTTCCCTCCAGTGTTTCGGCGGAGCATCTGGGAGCGCTCAACAACCCCGACAGCACCAGAGCTGCAACCCGGCAATGTGCAAAAACGCTGAAAGCAATGCACATCGGCATGAATCTTTCGCCTGTCGCTGACCTGAACGTCAATCCTGACAATCCGGTTATCGGCAAACTTGGTCGAAGCTTCTCATCCGACCCTGCAGTGGTGACGGGAAACATCAGCATCATTTGCAGCCTCTTCCGGGACGAGGGCATTATTCCCGCACTGAAACATTTCCCCGGTCACGGCAGTTCAACCACCGACACGCATCGTGATTTTACCGACATTACAGCAAGCTGGTCAGAAAAAGAGCTGGAGCCCTACCATGCCCTTATCGCCGCAGGCTATCATGACCCAATCATGACCGCACATGTCTTCAATGGAAAACTCGACCCCCTCTACCCGGCAACACTCTCAAAAGCGATCCTCGACGGAGTGCTCCGCACCCGACTCGGCTTCGATGGAGTGATTGTGAGCGACGACTTGCAGATGAAAGCCATTGCCGACCATTACGGCCTTGAAACGGCCATCCGCTTGGCCATTGAGGCTGGTGTTGACCTGCTGCTCTTTGGAAACAATACCAGCTACGATCCGGCAATTGCCTCGAAAGCCGCAGCAATCATGCATTCGCTACTGCAGAAAAAGCTCATTACAGAGGAGCGTATCGACCGCTCATACCGAAGAATCATGGATCTCAAAGAACGCTATCTCTTCAAATGCAAATGAAAACCATCTACCTTGTCCGTCACGCCAAATCAGACTGGGGAAACGCCAATACCGGCGATTTCGAACGGACGCTGAACACGCGTGGCATGAAAGCCGCCCCCTTCATGGCCGACCTTCTGAAAAAGAAGAAGATCCTTCCGGAACTTGTTCTTTCAAGCCCCGCAACCAGGGCGCTCACCACGGCGGAACTCTTTTGCGAAACGCTTGGCTACCCAGAGGAGCAAATCCAGAAACGAATGGAGATCTACGAAGGCGGTGTACTCCATCTGATGAAAATCGTCCAGCAGATCCCCGACACCTGCACTACGGCAATGCTTTTCGGACACAACCCGACGCTGACAGAATTTTCAAACCTGCTTGCCGGAAGTTATATCGAGAATCTGGTAACCTGTGGGGTGGTCAGAATTGACCTTGATATCGACTCGTGGAAACATGCAAATCCTGATGGCGGAAAACTGATCTGGTACGATTTTCCAAAGAAGCACCGGTAACGGCTCAGTCCCGCTCCTGCTTCAGGTCGCGTGTCATCAAATCGAGAATCGCCTGCTCGACAGGCTTTCGTTCGAAGAGCATCTGATAGACGGCCCGCGTGATAGGCATGTCAACCCCGACGGCCCTGCTCAGCTCATAAACCGCCCTTGAGCTGTGGACACCCTCGGCAATCATATTCATCTGGCTGATCACCTCATCCAGCGAACGCCCCCGTCCAATCTCTTCACCAACATAGCGGTTTCGGCTGTGGCGGCTCAGGCAGGTGACAACAAGATCACCAATACCGGCAAGACCGGAGATGGTCACCGCTTCGCCACCAAGCTTGCTGCAAAGCCTTGAAATTTCAGCCATCCCCCGGGTAATAATGGCGGCCTTGGCATTATCGCCAAATCCTATGCCATCCGAGATTCCTGCCGCAATGGCAATAATATTTTTGACCGAACCGGCAATTTCAACCCCGACAATATCGGTATTGACATAAACGCGGAACATACTCGTATGGAAAACCTCCTGCACCTTTTCTGCCGTAGCAAGCGATGACGAAGAGGCGACAACGGTAGTGGGTTGTCCCTTCGAGACCTCTTCTGCATGACTCGGGCCGTACAGCGCTGCAACCTGGGAGGGGCAGACACCGGGAAGCACTTCAAGCAGCACTTCCGACATCCGTTTTCCCGTCCCGATCTCAATCCCCTTGGCCACATTGACCAGAATTTTTCCGCTCAAATCAAGCGTACAAAAACCGAGGATGGTCTCCCGCAAAGCCTGCGAGGGGACAGCGGTCACAATCATCTCCGACCAGGAGACCAGAGGCTGCAAATGAGGGGTTATCTGCAACGAGTCGGGAAAAGCTACCCCCTTGAGGTAGCGGCGATTTTCTCGCTCGGCATCAAGCGTTGCGGCAAATTCAGGCCTGTGCGCCCAGAGGCGAACATCATGCCCTTTTTTCGCAAGCAGAACAGCCAGGGTAGTTCCCCAGCTTCCCGCCCCCAGTACAGCAATATTCATCCGCAGTGTCTGTGCCTTAATGCTTTTTTCCGAAGGTTACGCGACTTTCGGTGCCAGAGATCAATCGTCTGATATTGGTCCGGTGCGTATAGAGAATGGCAAGCGCCACAATAAGCCCAAAAATCATGAGGTGATAGTCGAGACTGTCATGAAAGGAGATCGGCGAACCGAAAAGGCCAATATAGTAATCGAGGCCACTGCCAAGCTCGAAAATATATTTACGAATGGCAATAATCAAAGGGAATGCAATTGCTGCAAGCATCGATGCAACAGAGACGTGCCGGGAGATATAGACAGTGAGGAGAAAAATTCCGACAACCATCAACATGCTTACCGGGGCGATCCCGATCAGCATACCGGCAGCAGTACTGACCCCCTTGCCCCCCTTGAATCCGGCAAAGAGCGTGAAGACATGGCCGATAACCGCGCTCATTCCGGCAAGAAGGCGCAAGGCAACCTCATTCATGTCAGGAAAGGCGCCAATCGGGTGGTGGCGGAAAAAAGCCACAACCGAGACCGCCGCAACAACACCCTTGACAATATCAATCAGGGTAACAACAAGACCCGGCTTCCAGCCAAGCACCCTGAAGGCATTGGTACCACCGGCATTGCCGCTGCCAAAGTTCCGGATATCAATCCCCTTGAGCAGTTTTCCCGCCACAAGGCTGGTAGGAATGGAACCAATGATATAGCTCACCGCCAAAATGGCCAGTAAAGTCAGCATGAATCTCTCTGATTATTGCTTTATTTTTTTCTGGATACCTTTCCGATAATGTACGCATTTTCCTGTTGAGATTTCAAAGTTGAGAGCACTCTCTCGACCGCACTTTTTTCAACAATCATCACCAGTCCTACACCAAGATTAAAGGTTCTGCGCATATCCTCCTCGGGCACATGGCCTGCCCTGCGGATGATATCGAAAATCAGGGGTTCGGGCCATGCATCCCACGCAACTTCAAGCGCCAGCCCTTCAGGCACAATGCGCATGGTGTTGCCCATCAGACCACCACCGGTAATGTGCGACAAGCCCCTGACATCAGGCGAACCAAAGAAGGGCTCAATAACAGAAAGGTAGGAGCGATGCACCTTCAGAAGTTCCTCTCCAATGGTTCCCTCAAGACCCGGAAAGGTATCGTGCATCCTGTTTTCAAGCACTTTTCTTGCAAGCGAATAGCCATTGGTATGCAACCCGTTCGACGGGAGCCCGATAAGCAGATCGCCCTCCCTGATTGCCGAGCCATTGATGATTTTTTCATGATCCACAACCCCGACAATGGAACCTGCAAGATCAAAGTCCCTCTCCTGGTACAGACCCGGCATCTCCGCCGTTTCACCGCCAATCAACGCACATCCGTTTTCACGACAGGCATTGACCATACCGGTCACCACAGAGGCCGCAATGGCGGGAGTCAGTTTTCCGCAGGCATAGTAGTCAAGAAAGAAGAGTGGTTTTGCACCGCAGACCAGAATATCGTTCACACAATGGTTGACCAGGCATGAGCCCACCGTCTCATACTGACCAAGCTCAATGGCAATCTTGAGTTTCGTACCAACACCGTCAATGCTGCTGACCAGTACCGGTTTGGTATACTTCGCAAAATCCGGCTGAAAAAAACCACCGAAAGCACCAATATCGGTGATGACTCCCGGAGTAAATGTCTGGCGAACCTGGGGCTTGATCATCCGGACAAACTCTTCGCCCGCACTTATATCAACTCCAGCTTTTTTATAGTCCATGTGTGCAGTACCTCTTGTTTTTACAGCCGATTATAAAGACAATTAACGCCGTTTGTTCATTCCGGCACCTTACCGGCTTCCTGCCGGAGTTTCAAAAATACCCTCATTCTGGGGGCCGGAAAAAAACTCCCGGTGCAGATTGTTGACCGCCGTTACCACTTCAGGCTCTTCGACCACAAAACCGACATTAATCTCCGACGCGCCCTGCGAGATCATTCTGAGATTTACATCCTTCAAAGCACTGAAAATCCTTCCCGCAACACCGCGTGACATGCGGAGATTATCACCAACAACACTGATGGTTGACACTCCATGCTCAATATCAACATCACCAAGAGCCTTGAGAGCCCCGATCAGCTCATCGCTGAAGCATTTATCGTCAACCGTAAGCGAAACCGAAACCTCGCTGGTCGCAATCATTTCAACCGATACACCATAACGGGCAAAGACATCGAAGAGTTCATTCATAAAGCCATGGCGACCGAACATACGATTCGAGCGCACATTGATGATGCACTGCCCCTTCTTGACCGCAATCGACTTGACCAGCCCCTCATAACTCATGCCCGAAAGCCGCTGCGGGTCGTTGGTAATGATCGTCCCTTTGGCATCAGGATGCAATGAGTTCAGCACATAGACCGGAATATTTTTCTGCACTGCCGGAGCAATGGTATCGGGATGGAGCACCTTTGCGCCAAGATATGCAAGCTCCGCCGCCTCCGAAAAGGTCATCACCCTGATGCTCCTCGCTTCAGGCACCATGCGCGGATCGCAGGTCATAACACCATCAACGTCTGTCCAGATCTGGATAGCATCATCATTGAGCCACGAACCAAGCAGCGCCGCCGAAAAGTCGGAACCACCCCTGCCGAGCGTCGTCGTCCGGCCATCCTGCGTTGAACCAATATAACCCTGCGTCACAACGGTCATTCCGCCCTCAAGCAACGGCTTGATGAGGCGACCCACCCGCTCTTCACACACCTCCTGCAACGGACGGGCAAAGCCAAAATTATCGTCGGTAATCATCACCGTCCGAACATCCACCCACACGGCCTTGTGACCCAGCTCCTTCATGGCCGCAGCAAAGACGGTCGTGGAAAAAAGCTCACCGAAGGAGCAGAACATATCCCTCGAACGCTCCGTCAGTTCACCCACAATATCAACACCCTTTATCAGCAATTCCAGCCGACTTGCCAGCTCCTCTATCTTGATGGCAAGTTCCGCCTTCAGCTCAACTCCCTTGATCAGCTCATCAAGCAGATTGAGGTGAAAGCTGCGCACCTCACCAGCCAGGGCCATCGCCTCATCCAGAGCGCTGCGCCCTGAAGCATCAGCAATGTGCACCAGTTTATTGGTAATACCACTGCAGGCACTCAGCACCACCAGAGGCACCGCCTTCTGCTCTTCCCTTGCAACAATGGAGATCGCCTGCCGCATTGCCTTGGCCGTCCCCACGGAAGTCCCTCCGAATTTCATCACCGCCATATTCTTTACTCAAATAATTTAATAGAGTATCTTGCCTCTTATTGTTTTTCACCTCTTCCTTTTCACCAGGAAGCGGGCAATGGCCACTCTTCATAAAAAAACAGAACATCACCTCTCATGCAGCAACAATTCACCCCTGCCGCATCACGACCAGACCGAAGCCTGCAATGCAGAACACTCCTGCTCCTCTGCACCATGATCGGAACAGTACTCGCCGTTACCGGCTGCCAGAGTTCCTGGAGCGGTTCAGGATACCGCATGGAGAGCAAATATAGTTTAAAAAACAGAAAATCGCATATCTCCTGCCGCCCTGAAGGTGGAGGCAGCGCCCGCATCTGCCCCTTGCCACTGAAGATAAAACCGCAGTCGCTCGATCAGCTCTTTTCATCCATTAACGAATCCCTCGGCACCAGGTATCGCTTCGGCGGAGCAACCCCAAACGGCTTCGATTGTTCAGGGTTTGTGCTCTATCTTTATCAGAAAAACTTCCGCATGATTCTGCCACGCACCGCAAGCGATCTTGCCGCAGTTGGCAATATGGTACCCAAAAAGAGCCTCCGCCCCGGCGACCTTGTATTTTTCAGTAACGCAAGCCGAAGCATCGATCATGTCGGCATCTTTGTCGGTCAGGAGAGCTTTGCCCATGCAGCAAGCAGTGGAGTCAAACTCAGCCGCCTCAACGAGCGGTATTACGACAGTCATTTCGCCTTTGCCACACGCCTGATCACCACAGAGTAAACGCTCCCGAAGTGCTCTCTGATGCCCATCTCTTCTTTACATGGGGAAATCTGTATATTGCGGACAGCAACCCTGCAACCATCTTAATCTGCCCGACCATTTTTATGCCTCAACCCGGAACAAACCACTTTATTGAGCTGGCTTTTCAAATAGGCCCTGACCTGCATGAACTCTGCATCGGCCTGCTTGCCGGAGAGGGAATCGACTCTTTTCTTGAAGAGGATCACCAGCTCCTCGCCTATCTGCCTGAAACCCAATGGACAGAGGAGAAGGAAGAGAGCCTCCGCTCAATGCTGCAGGAACGGCTGGGCACGCTTCCCGCTTACACAGCAACCCTCATCGCCGACAGAAACTGGAATGCCGATTGGGAGGCAACCCTGCAACCCATCGAAATCTCCGACAAACTGCTGATTGTTCAGCAAAGCAATGACATCACGCCAAAACCCGGACAGATCGTCATTCAAATCAACCCGAAGATGTCGTTCGGCACCGGCTACCATGCCACAACGCGCCTGATGCTGCGCCAAATGGAGCATCTCGACCTGAAAGAGAAAAAAATCATGGACATCGGCACTGGCACCGGCGTTCTTGCCATTGCCGCCCGCAAACTCGGCAACAACCGCCCCATCCTCGCCTTCGACAACAACTCCTGGGCCGCTGAAAACGCCGTTGAAAACATTGCGGAAAACCAGGCCGATGAAATCACGGTCGCACTCCTCGATGCCGAAGAGGATCTGGTCGTCAACCTCAAAGAGGGCTACGACCTGATTCTGGCCAACATCAACAAAAACGTCATCGACCGCATCCTGCCGGTAATCCGCAAATATGCCCCTTCGGCCCCGGTGCTCCTCTCCGGCATCCTTGTCTACGACGAACCCTGGCTCAACAAGCTGCTCAAACGGCTCGGCTACACTGCGGAGAAAACCATCTATGAAGATGAATGGCTCTCAAGCTTTATAAAACCACTATGACCAAACGCGTTTCATGCATCGATATCGGCACCAACACCGCTTTGCTGCTTATTGCCGACCTTGATCCGGCTACATGCGCCATGCAGCCGATCTACCACAAGCAGACCATTGTGCGGCTTGGAAAAAATGTCGATGCCGACAAAGTGATTGACCCGCGAGGATTGCAACGACTTATCGACTGCATGGTTGACTATCGCCAGATCAGCGATGAACACAGTGTTGAAGAAATCATCGCCGCAGGCACCAGCGCCCTGAGAGACGCAAAAAACCGCACGGAGGTGATCGACTCCATCGAGCGTGCCGCAGGAATAACCATCCAATGCATCTCAGGCAAAGAGGAAGCAGATCTCACCTTTGGTGGCGCTGTGGCTGGCATGAGCGACGTTCCTGAACTTTTCACCGTCATCGATATCGGCGGCGGCAGCACCGAAATCTCCATGGGGTCATCCGGCTTGGTCACGGAAAGTGTCAGCCTCGATATCGGTTCGGTAAGGCTCACTGAACGCTTTTTCACCACACTCCCCCCGCCACAGAGTGAGTTTGATGCGGCCAAATCCTGCATCGACCAGCTCCTCACCGCAAACATCATCCCCTTTTTTGCTGCACGGGAGCACGTCTACGGCGTAGCCGGAACCCTCACCACCATCGCTCAGGTGAGCCAGGGACTGAAACACTTTGACGCCGAGAAGGTGCACAACTACCCTCTGAAATACGAAGAGGTGCACGCCTTTCTCAGCCAACTCAAAACAAGCACCCTTGAGCAGATCATTGAGCTTGGCATCCCCGAAGGGAGGGCTGACGTCATCACTATGGGAACGCTCATCCTGCACCAATTCATGCGCCTGCTTGGCGCCCCGGAAATCCGTGTCAGCATCCAGGGGCTCCGCTTCGGCCTTGCACAGCGGGAGCTGCTGCGTCTCCGGGGAAACATCTGAGCGCGTAGATGCAGAGCGGATGGCCTGTAGCGTCTTTGGTAAAAAAGAGAAAGGCCCTCTCACTCTCAAGAAGCCGGTATTTTTTCCTAAGCTCTTCCGCCGAGAGGGGAAAATCGCGCCGCTGGATGCTTGCCCCTGTAATGGCATGTCGCTCCAGAAAAGCCCTGAAGCTTTTCGGCTTGTAAGGAACGCAATCAACCACGCGGAACGTTCTGCCGGGAAAGTCCTCAATTTTGCGATCAGCGGTGAGATAGTCAACGCTCCTGTTCACAAACTGGAGGCCAGAATCCCTCGCAAGCACCGCCGAAAGCCTCGCCTTGATAATGGCCGGATCAGGCTCATAGAGGTACTCCTTCACCGCCATTCCAACCACTCTCGGCGCCTCACCATTCCCTCCGAAAACTTCCGTTATCTCCTCCGAATCACGGTTCAGGCAGACCGCTTTTACCTGCACGGGCCCATCCGCAGGGTGCGCGCGCTCAAGCAGCAGCAGAATCTCCTTGCATTCACGATCAACCGACACCACAACAATCGTCTGCAAGGCGGGCAAC
The DNA window shown above is from Pelodictyon phaeoclathratiforme BU-1 and carries:
- a CDS encoding KdsC family phosphatase, whose protein sequence is MQPSQADPTSRIEEALSAVRALVFPIDGVLNGSRITFDSNGGEICSISVRDAVAIKEALKQGIHIAVLSEREAEGYRPLLEALGVEDLYLNGENLLYSYEAFLQRHNLSDEECAYIGDDVGDVAVLSKVGLPATAIDGVDYLRHRVGYISGYEGGKGCVRELVEMILIRQGKWPYIECRVEEE
- the kdsA gene encoding 3-deoxy-8-phosphooctulonate synthase, with the protein product MEKFSIGSLSLPDDNMPLFIAGPCLIESRAMALQTADELQRISREQGVHFIFKGSYRKANRTSGRSFTGIGDIEALEVLAEIRQDYGMPVITDVHETKEVALAARYVDVLQIPAFLCRQTELLVAAGESGLAVNIKKGQFMAPEDMALAAAKVVETGNKRVMLTERGSSFGYHNLVVDFRGLAKMAESGYPVLYDATHSLQLPAAGQGVSGGERQYVLPLARAAVAAGVNGLFFEIHPDPSKALSDAATQIPLADFSTMVKQLLHLYRCVHALHSL
- a CDS encoding AAA family ATPase, encoding MSTADTKQRLDEIEKQLANLVEEQTVIKAKWDSEKELIQSSRSLKSQLEELRVQAEEFERQGDYGKVAEIRYGKTVAIERQIEENRLKIEAKKASGDLIMKEEIDAEDIADIVSKWTGIPLSKMLQSDRQKLLLIEDELHKRVIGQEEAVTAVSEAVKRSRAGMGDDKRPIGSFIFLGPTGVGKTELARTLADYLFDDEDAMIRIDMSEYMEAHTVSRLVGAPPGYVGYEEGGQLTEAVRRKPFAVVLLDEIEKAHPDVFNILLQILDDGRLTDSKGRTVNFKNTIIIMTSNIGAQLIQSEMEMMEGANREIMLSGLQEKLFQLLKQKVKPEFLNRIDEVILFTPLTREDLKKIVLIQFDRIKEMAMRQHINLTISEPAIQWFANAGFDPAFGARPLKRVMQRKITNRVSALILSGEIEEGDEVAIDIADGELTIMKAVV
- a CDS encoding glycoside hydrolase family 3 protein, whose translation is MNNRSRVLLASLLLLLLFRMTAYSATQPDSTSLKIGQMLMIGFRGFSVADAPEIRADIRERQIGGVVLFDYDVPSHSTSRNISSPEQLARLTMELQELSQIPLLIAIDQEGGKVSRLKPARGFPSSVSAEHLGALNNPDSTRAATRQCAKTLKAMHIGMNLSPVADLNVNPDNPVIGKLGRSFSSDPAVVTGNISIICSLFRDEGIIPALKHFPGHGSSTTDTHRDFTDITASWSEKELEPYHALIAAGYHDPIMTAHVFNGKLDPLYPATLSKAILDGVLRTRLGFDGVIVSDDLQMKAIADHYGLETAIRLAIEAGVDLLLFGNNTSYDPAIASKAAAIMHSLLQKKLITEERIDRSYRRIMDLKERYLFKCK
- a CDS encoding SixA phosphatase family protein, which gives rise to MKTIYLVRHAKSDWGNANTGDFERTLNTRGMKAAPFMADLLKKKKILPELVLSSPATRALTTAELFCETLGYPEEQIQKRMEIYEGGVLHLMKIVQQIPDTCTTAMLFGHNPTLTEFSNLLAGSYIENLVTCGVVRIDLDIDSWKHANPDGGKLIWYDFPKKHR
- a CDS encoding NAD(P)H-dependent glycerol-3-phosphate dehydrogenase — translated: MNIAVLGAGSWGTTLAVLLAKKGHDVRLWAHRPEFAATLDAERENRRYLKGVAFPDSLQITPHLQPLVSWSEMIVTAVPSQALRETILGFCTLDLSGKILVNVAKGIEIGTGKRMSEVLLEVLPGVCPSQVAALYGPSHAEEVSKGQPTTVVASSSSLATAEKVQEVFHTSMFRVYVNTDIVGVEIAGSVKNIIAIAAGISDGIGFGDNAKAAIITRGMAEISRLCSKLGGEAVTISGLAGIGDLVVTCLSRHSRNRYVGEEIGRGRSLDEVISQMNMIAEGVHSSRAVYELSRAVGVDMPITRAVYQMLFERKPVEQAILDLMTRDLKQERD
- the plsY gene encoding glycerol-3-phosphate 1-O-acyltransferase PlsY — protein: MLTLLAILAVSYIIGSIPTSLVAGKLLKGIDIRNFGSGNAGGTNAFRVLGWKPGLVVTLIDIVKGVVAAVSVVAFFRHHPIGAFPDMNEVALRLLAGMSAVIGHVFTLFAGFKGGKGVSTAAGMLIGIAPVSMLMVVGIFLLTVYISRHVSVASMLAAIAFPLIIAIRKYIFELGSGLDYYIGLFGSPISFHDSLDYHLMIFGLIVALAILYTHRTNIRRLISGTESRVTFGKKH
- the purM gene encoding phosphoribosylformylglycinamidine cyclo-ligase, with amino-acid sequence MDYKKAGVDISAGEEFVRMIKPQVRQTFTPGVITDIGAFGGFFQPDFAKYTKPVLVSSIDGVGTKLKIAIELGQYETVGSCLVNHCVNDILVCGAKPLFFLDYYACGKLTPAIAASVVTGMVNACRENGCALIGGETAEMPGLYQERDFDLAGSIVGVVDHEKIINGSAIREGDLLIGLPSNGLHTNGYSLARKVLENRMHDTFPGLEGTIGEELLKVHRSYLSVIEPFFGSPDVRGLSHITGGGLMGNTMRIVPEGLALEVAWDAWPEPLIFDIIRRAGHVPEEDMRRTFNLGVGLVMIVEKSAVERVLSTLKSQQENAYIIGKVSRKK